A genomic window from Streptomyces sp. 846.5 includes:
- a CDS encoding CoA pyrophosphatase has product MAEDGRGQQGAAEQGTAERLRFEPVLRRDGLPEWLLPVRDAAEQIEPRQLSRFLPPAEGGRRSAVLVLFGTGADGRPDLLLIERARSLRSHAGQPSFPGGALDPEDGDPRGPGPVNAALREAWEETGLDPSGVQVFGVLPDLYIPVSDFVVTPVLGWWRTPSPVGPVDPAEVAAVFRVPVDELVDPDRRARLRHPSGFRGPAFLVEGRLVWGFTAGVIDRLLHHSGLERPWDTSREIELSDDAVVVAAEDRARARQRTGADPAGADEGTISGHPA; this is encoded by the coding sequence ATGGCGGAGGACGGGAGAGGGCAGCAGGGGGCAGCGGAGCAGGGGACCGCCGAACGGCTCCGGTTCGAGCCAGTGCTGCGGCGGGACGGCCTGCCGGAGTGGTTGCTGCCGGTCCGGGACGCCGCCGAGCAGATCGAGCCCCGGCAGCTCAGCCGGTTCCTGCCGCCGGCCGAGGGCGGCCGGCGCTCCGCGGTGCTGGTGCTCTTCGGCACCGGCGCCGACGGCCGTCCCGACCTGCTGCTGATCGAGCGGGCCCGCTCGCTGCGCTCGCACGCGGGACAGCCGTCCTTCCCCGGCGGCGCGCTGGACCCGGAGGACGGCGACCCGCGCGGCCCGGGGCCGGTCAACGCAGCCCTGCGCGAGGCCTGGGAGGAGACCGGCCTCGACCCGTCCGGGGTCCAGGTGTTCGGGGTGCTGCCCGACCTCTACATCCCGGTCAGCGACTTCGTGGTCACCCCGGTGCTGGGCTGGTGGCGCACCCCGAGCCCGGTGGGGCCGGTGGACCCGGCCGAGGTCGCGGCGGTGTTCCGGGTCCCGGTCGACGAGCTGGTCGACCCCGACCGCCGGGCCAGGCTGCGCCACCCCAGCGGCTTCCGCGGGCCGGCCTTCCTGGTCGAGGGCCGTCTGGTCTGGGGCTTCACCGCCGGCGTGATCGATCGGCTGCTGCACCACTCGGGGCTGGAGCGGCCCTGGGACACCAGCCGGGAGATCGAGCTGTCGGACGATGCGGTGGTGGTCGCCGCGGAGGACCGCGCCCGGGCGCGGCAGCGTACCGGCGCGGACCCCGCAGGAGCGGACGAAGGAACCATTTCGGGCCACCCCGCGTGA